A region of Ignavibacteriota bacterium DNA encodes the following proteins:
- a CDS encoding SRPBCC family protein, whose translation MKYVKAILLIIVSMLILFLVVGIFMPDKYEIERSIIIDCPAEVVFWQAADLENFNKWNTWYEEEPSAYFPISGQPGEGQSSEWKGDIVGSGKLTNTSVKEFSRIEQELVFTEPFASEVFTWYDLKEINGKTEISWGASGNLSYPIERYMKVMIESGLNKSFNQGLANLKKHCEEICKQ comes from the coding sequence GTGAAATACGTTAAAGCCATTTTGTTAATAATAGTTTCTATGTTAATATTATTCCTTGTTGTAGGAATATTTATGCCCGATAAATATGAAATTGAAAGGTCCATCATCATAGATTGTCCGGCTGAAGTTGTTTTTTGGCAGGCAGCTGATTTAGAGAATTTCAACAAATGGAATACTTGGTACGAGGAAGAACCTTCAGCATATTTTCCAATTTCAGGACAGCCCGGCGAGGGTCAGTCTTCCGAATGGAAAGGCGATATCGTTGGAAGTGGCAAACTTACAAATACATCTGTCAAGGAATTTTCAAGGATTGAGCAGGAGCTTGTCTTTACTGAGCCATTCGCTTCTGAAGTTTTTACCTGGTATGATTTGAAAGAAATAAACGGTAAGACCGAAATCAGCTGGGGTGCATCCGGAAACTTGTCTTATCCAATTGAGAGATATATGAAAGTAATGATTGAATCAGGTCTCAATAAGTCATTCAATCAGGGACTAGCAAATCTCAAAAAACATTGCGAAGAGATTTGTAAGCAATAA
- a CDS encoding ABC transporter permease: MIASLGYNLKIAAEAILQNKVRSVLTSLGIIFGVASVISMLAIGSGAEQEILEKMKLLGTNNIIIKPLDSKRMAEIQKEEENDEANSDQKSTSNRFSPGLNLLDMQSLKKIIPGISHIAPEIVIEVTAMREGKKRDVNLVGVNSDYFVINNFSITSGTNFNSFSFEKSENVCIIGSGISKRLFPTDNPIGQIIKCGEQWLTVIGEINEKNISKDNIQNLGIRDYNLDVYIPISTMLMRFNNRSLVTKADLQRRGRNQPTDENYHQIDKLTVAFRSSEEVQPAVEIIRRLLDRRHNTVKDFEIVVPELLLEQEQSTKRIFNIVLGAIASISLIVGGIGIMNIMLASVLERTKEIGIRKAVGAKRADIMLQFLSEAVAISVSGGIIGIILGVSAGVVIELLTDIKTIVSPFSVILSFVVSISVGLIFGITPARRASMQDTIELLRYE, from the coding sequence ATGATTGCAAGTCTTGGATATAATCTAAAAATTGCTGCTGAAGCAATTCTCCAAAATAAAGTGCGATCTGTTCTGACATCGCTTGGTATTATTTTTGGAGTGGCTTCTGTCATTTCAATGCTTGCAATTGGCAGTGGGGCAGAACAAGAAATTCTCGAAAAAATGAAACTTCTGGGAACGAATAACATTATCATAAAACCTCTTGACAGTAAAAGAATGGCTGAAATTCAAAAAGAGGAAGAAAATGATGAAGCTAACTCTGACCAGAAGTCAACCAGTAACAGGTTTTCACCTGGATTGAATTTATTGGATATGCAGTCTCTTAAGAAAATTATTCCCGGCATCAGCCATATAGCACCGGAAATTGTTATCGAAGTTACGGCTATGAGAGAGGGCAAAAAGAGGGATGTAAATTTAGTTGGAGTCAATAGCGATTACTTCGTAATTAACAATTTCTCGATTACTTCCGGAACTAATTTTAATAGTTTCAGCTTTGAGAAATCTGAAAATGTTTGCATAATTGGAAGTGGAATCAGCAAAAGGCTGTTTCCGACTGATAATCCGATTGGTCAGATAATTAAATGCGGCGAGCAGTGGCTTACTGTTATTGGTGAAATTAACGAGAAAAACATCTCTAAAGATAATATTCAGAATCTCGGAATAAGGGATTATAATTTGGATGTCTATATTCCTATTTCTACGATGCTGATGAGATTCAATAACCGCTCTCTTGTTACAAAAGCAGACCTGCAGAGGCGTGGCAGAAATCAACCTACAGATGAAAATTATCATCAAATTGATAAGCTGACAGTTGCATTCCGAAGCAGTGAAGAAGTTCAGCCGGCAGTTGAAATAATTCGTCGTTTGCTCGATAGAAGGCACAATACAGTAAAGGACTTCGAGATTGTAGTCCCCGAACTTCTGCTCGAGCAGGAACAGTCTACCAAACGTATTTTCAATATTGTTCTTGGTGCAATTGCATCAATTTCACTTATTGTCGGTGGCATTGGAATTATGAATATTATGCTTGCATCCGTGCTTGAGAGAACAAAGGAAATTGGTATCCGTAAAGCAGTTGGCGCTAAAAGAGCTGATATTATGTTACAGTTCCTGAGCGAAGCTGTGGCAATATCAGTAAGTGGCGGTATTATCGGAATTATTCTTGGAGTTTCTGCAGGAGTTGTAATTGAACTTCTGACTGATATAAAAACGATAGTATCACCATTTTCAGTTATACTATCGTTTGTAGTTTCAATTTCTGTTGGGTTAATATTTGGAATTACTCCGGCAAGACGAGCATCAATGCAGGATACTATCGAACTACTGAGATATGAGTAA
- a CDS encoding HlyD family efflux transporter periplasmic adaptor subunit produces the protein MKIKIIVISVVLIVVAALVYYFFSGDDKSTFITVNPTYGEFRSVVNNTGELRAKNSIDVRGPNNARALGIWQMKITKIVDEGTIVKEGDFVAELDKTEIMREVKEIQLNIQKFESQLTQAKLDSTLALSQARDELENIDFNLQEKKLQMEQSMYEAPSVIRQVELDYERTMRSFAQSKKNYETKVQQSITKINIILTDMMKEQQRLALYMETLDMFNIMAPAEGMVIYAREWDGRRKVVGSTIDAWYPIVATLPDLTSMESVTYVNEIDIQKIKAGQTVKISLDANPEKKISGIVEKVANIGEQKRGSNAKVFEVIISVNEKDTTLLPSMTTGNEILISTVADVLFIPLECLHVFDKDEKKTYYVFKKDGATIFRQEVEIGEMNDNEVIIMKGISQNDNIMLSSPEGNPDDYKLSRLKSEEK, from the coding sequence ATGAAAATCAAAATAATAGTAATTTCAGTAGTTTTAATTGTTGTCGCAGCGTTAGTTTATTATTTTTTCTCAGGTGATGACAAAAGTACATTTATAACAGTTAATCCGACCTATGGAGAATTTCGCTCTGTTGTCAATAATACAGGTGAGCTAAGAGCCAAGAACAGTATTGATGTTCGGGGTCCGAATAATGCAAGGGCACTTGGTATTTGGCAAATGAAAATTACTAAAATTGTAGATGAAGGTACTATTGTCAAAGAAGGAGATTTCGTTGCTGAGCTTGATAAAACAGAAATTATGCGTGAAGTAAAGGAAATTCAGCTTAATATTCAAAAATTTGAATCACAACTTACTCAGGCAAAACTTGACAGTACACTTGCACTATCGCAAGCAAGAGATGAACTCGAAAATATAGATTTTAACCTTCAGGAAAAGAAACTTCAGATGGAGCAATCAATGTATGAAGCACCGTCTGTTATAAGACAAGTAGAGCTTGACTACGAGCGCACAATGCGGAGTTTTGCTCAGTCGAAAAAAAATTATGAAACAAAAGTACAGCAGTCAATCACAAAGATTAATATAATTCTTACTGATATGATGAAAGAGCAGCAAAGACTTGCTTTGTATATGGAAACCCTTGATATGTTTAATATAATGGCACCTGCCGAAGGTATGGTCATTTATGCCCGTGAATGGGACGGCAGGCGAAAAGTTGTTGGTTCAACTATTGATGCTTGGTATCCTATTGTAGCTACTCTGCCTGATTTAACATCAATGGAATCTGTTACTTATGTAAATGAAATTGATATTCAGAAAATAAAAGCAGGACAGACAGTTAAAATTAGCCTTGATGCAAATCCCGAAAAGAAAATCTCAGGTATTGTTGAAAAAGTCGCAAATATCGGGGAGCAAAAGCGTGGCTCAAACGCAAAAGTATTTGAGGTGATAATTTCTGTTAATGAAAAGGATACAACACTTCTTCCTTCAATGACCACAGGAAATGAAATACTTATTTCAACAGTAGCTGACGTTTTATTTATTCCTTTGGAATGTCTTCATGTATTTGACAAAGATGAAAAGAAGACATACTATGTCTTTAAAAAAGACGGCGCTACAATATTCAGGCAGGAAGTAGAAATAGGTGAGATGAATGATAATGAAGTAATAATTATGAAAGGAATTTCACAAAACGATAATATTATGCTCTCATCTCCGGAAGGCAACCCAGATGATTATAAATTATCTAGACTCAAGTCAGAGGAAAAATGA
- the groL gene encoding chaperonin GroEL (60 kDa chaperone family; promotes refolding of misfolded polypeptides especially under stressful conditions; forms two stacked rings of heptamers to form a barrel-shaped 14mer; ends can be capped by GroES; misfolded proteins enter the barrel where they are refolded when GroES binds), whose amino-acid sequence MSAKLINYDVEARSALKKGVDQLADAVKVTLGPKGRNVIIDKKFGAPTVTKDGVTVAKEIELADPIENMGANMVREVASKTSDVAGDGTTTATVLAQAIYREGLKNVTAGANPMDLKRGIDLAVASITAGLKEISREVEGKKEIAQVGTISANNDSTIGELIAEAMEKVGKDGVITVEEAKGTETSMETVEGMQFDRGYLSPYFITDADSMEAKLEDPYILIYDKKISAIKELLPILEKVSQHGRSLLIIAEDLEGEALATLVVNKLRGTLRIAAVKAPGFGDRRKAMLEDIAVLTGGTVISEEKGFKLDQAQVSYLGSAKTIIIDKDNTTVVEGAGSSDDIKKRVNEIRVQMEKTTSDYDREKLQERLAKLSGGVAVLKIGASTEVEMKEKKARVEDALHATRAAVEEGIVPGGGVAYLRALTKLDSLNTINEDQKTGVAIIRRAIEEPIRQIVTNAGEEASVIVNEIKAGEGAYGYNASTGEYGNLYEMGVIDPTKVSRVALENAASVAGLLLTTECTIVEAPQKESPMPPMPGGMGGMDGMY is encoded by the coding sequence TCCTACCGTTACTAAAGACGGTGTTACAGTTGCCAAAGAAATCGAATTAGCAGACCCAATCGAGAATATGGGCGCTAACATGGTTCGCGAAGTTGCTTCAAAGACTTCAGATGTTGCCGGTGACGGTACTACAACTGCTACAGTTCTTGCTCAGGCAATTTACCGTGAAGGCTTAAAGAATGTTACAGCGGGTGCAAATCCAATGGACCTCAAACGCGGTATTGACCTTGCAGTTGCTTCAATCACAGCAGGTTTGAAAGAAATCAGCCGTGAAGTTGAAGGCAAAAAAGAAATCGCTCAGGTTGGAACAATTTCAGCTAATAACGACTCTACTATCGGCGAACTTATTGCAGAAGCAATGGAAAAAGTCGGTAAAGACGGCGTAATTACAGTTGAAGAAGCTAAAGGTACTGAAACTTCTATGGAAACAGTAGAAGGTATGCAGTTCGACCGCGGTTATTTATCACCTTACTTCATCACTGATGCTGATTCAATGGAAGCAAAATTAGAAGATCCCTATATCTTAATCTATGATAAGAAAATTTCTGCTATCAAAGAACTTCTTCCAATTTTGGAAAAAGTTTCTCAGCACGGACGTTCATTGCTTATCATTGCTGAAGATTTGGAAGGCGAAGCACTTGCAACTTTAGTTGTAAACAAATTACGCGGTACATTACGTATTGCAGCAGTTAAAGCTCCGGGCTTTGGCGACCGCAGAAAAGCAATGCTCGAAGATATCGCAGTATTGACCGGTGGTACTGTAATCAGCGAAGAAAAGGGCTTCAAACTTGACCAAGCTCAGGTTTCATATCTCGGCAGTGCTAAAACTATTATTATTGACAAAGATAATACTACTGTTGTTGAAGGTGCCGGCTCAAGTGATGATATCAAGAAACGCGTAAACGAAATCCGCGTTCAGATGGAAAAAACTACAAGTGATTACGACCGCGAAAAATTACAGGAACGTCTTGCTAAATTAAGCGGTGGTGTTGCTGTTCTTAAAATCGGTGCTTCTACAGAAGTAGAAATGAAAGAGAAAAAAGCACGTGTAGAAGATGCTCTTCATGCCACACGCGCTGCTGTAGAAGAAGGTATCGTACCTGGTGGCGGTGTAGCTTACCTACGTGCTTTAACTAAACTCGATTCATTAAACACAATCAACGAAGACCAGAAAACAGGTGTTGCGATTATTCGCCGCGCTATTGAAGAACCAATTCGCCAAATCGTTACTAACGCCGGTGAAGAAGCTTCAGTTATTGTAAATGAAATCAAAGCCGGTGAAGGTGCTTACGGATATAATGCCTCAACCGGTGAGTATGGCAATTTATACGAAATGGGTGTTATTGACCCGACTAAGGTTAGTCGTGTAGCTCTTGAAAATGCCGCTTCAGTTGCTGGTTTACTCCTTACAACTGAATGTACAATCGTTGAAGCTCCACAGAAAGAATCACCAATGCCTCCAATGCCGGGTGGTATGGGCGGAATGGACGGAATGTACTAA
- a CDS encoding nucleotidyltransferase domain-containing protein: MPGNSKHGLNEVIELVRRYKNLLKEEIDFDKVYLFGSYAKGNYTQDSDIDVAIVVNQLDDDFFKTTPILWKLRRQIDIRIEPVLIENKNDFSGFLGEIQKYGIEVN; encoded by the coding sequence ATACCAGGGAACTCCAAACATGGATTAAACGAAGTTATAGAATTAGTTAGAAGATACAAAAATTTACTAAAAGAAGAAATTGATTTTGACAAGGTTTATTTATTTGGGTCTTATGCTAAGGGTAATTATACTCAAGATAGTGATATAGATGTTGCAATTGTTGTAAATCAATTAGATGATGATTTCTTTAAAACCACTCCGATTCTTTGGAAATTGCGAAGACAGATAGATATTAGAATCGAGCCGGTGTTGATTGAAAACAAAAATGATTTCTCAGGATTTTTGGGTGAAATACAAAAATATGGTATAGAAGTGAATTAA